A section of the Malus sylvestris chromosome 17, drMalSylv7.2, whole genome shotgun sequence genome encodes:
- the LOC126610904 gene encoding ethylene-responsive transcription factor ERN2-like, whose product MARKRKVGEGVEDNNATSSEGTMGWEEMVNEASAVAELGGARRARKRFVGVRQRPSGRWVAEIKDTIQKIRVWLGTFDTAEEAARAYDEAACLLRGANTRTNFWPCSHSPSSTPALPSKITNLLLQRLKARNNANSCSPPSSAPLPIINHQHDHNLHEQAAKTEFSETYTDFLNDPEDYYITSSNNHDIITDHISASSIDYMTSSLESCLNNKETDHIEYGNLSELVQQTYSCGDANFVAEGSEEDVDPEQEQEEEMNGDQVGVIDFQFVDDIGASNSNCYSPSPFEIAEEIEEPVLEAESYTDEPSMLRAAMKRMKYERKFSASLYAFNGIPECLKLRIGSVNGNGKGRGVSECLSNLQRACSNKKEEEVVVAVAAAGEHQRNDSKQEEQGSSMDVSLSSDGELSLWSSLDLPPICFLSTN is encoded by the coding sequence ATGGCAAGGAAGAGAAAAGTTGGTGAGGGAGTGGAAGACAACAACGCTACTTCAAGTGAGGGAACCATGGGTTGGGAAGAGATGGTGAATGAAGCTTCCGCTGTTGCCGAGCTAGGCGGAGCACGTAGGGCGCGAAAGCGCTTTGTTGGTGTCCGGCAAAGACCCTCTGGAAGATGGGTGGCCGAGATCAAGGATACCATtcaaaaaattagggtttggctAGGCACCTTTGACACTGCTGAGGAAGCAGCTAGGGCTTACGATGAGGCTGCCTGCTTGCTTCGCGGTGCCAACACCCGAACCAACTTCTGGCCTTGCTCCCATTCGCCGTCTTCAACCCCGGCGCTCCCCTCGAAGATCACAAACCTCCTCCTCCAGAGGCTGAAAGCAAGAAACAACGCCAACTCTtgctctcctccttcttctgctCCTCTCCCTATCATCAACCACCAACACGATCACAATCTTCACGAACAAGCAGCAAAAACCGAATTCTCTGAAACATACACGGATTTCCTCAACGATCCCGAAGATTACTACATCACAAGCAGCAACAATCATGACATCATCACTGATCATATCAGTGCAAGCAGCATTGACTACATGACATCGAGCTTAGAGTCATGCTTAAATAACAAGGAAACTGATCACATAGAGTACGGTAACTTGAGTGAATTGGTGCAACAGACTTACAGCTGCGGAGATGCAAATTTCGTAGCAGAAGGATCGGAGGAAGATGTTGATccagaacaagaacaagaagaggAAATGAACGGAGATCAAGTTGGAGTTATAGACTTCCAGTTTGTCGATGATATCGGAGCATCCAACTCAAACTGCTACTCTCCATCGCCTTTCGAGATTGCTGAGGAGATAGAGGAGCCGGTTCTGGAGGCTGAGAGCTACACCGACGAGCCTTCGATGCTGAGAGCCGCCATGAAGAGAATGAAGTACGAGAGGAAGTTTTCGGCTTCGCTCTACGCCTTCAATGGGATTCCCGAGTGTTTGAAGTTAAGAATCGGATCGGTGAATGGGAATGGGAAAGGTAGAGGGGTGTCCGAGTGTTTGAGCAACCTTCAGAGAGCGTGCAGTAACAAGAAAGAAGAGGAGGTTGTTGTTGCTGTGGCGGCGGCGGGGGAACACCAACGAAATGATTCGAAACAGGAGGAGCAGGGTTCGTCAATGGATGTTTCTCTGAGTAGTGATGGTGAATTGTCACTCTGGAGCTCACTTGATCTGCCGCCAATCTGCTTTTTGTCAACTAATtag
- the LOC126610903 gene encoding SNF1-related protein kinase catalytic subunit alpha KIN10 isoform X1 has translation MDGPVGRGGSSADTYLPNYKLGKTLGIGSFGKVKIAEHALTGHKVAIKILNRRKIKNMEMEEKVRREIKILRLFMHPHIIRLYEVIETPSDIYVVMEYVKSGELFDYIVEKGRLQEDEARNFFQQIISGVEYCHRNMVVHRDLKPENLLLDSKCNVKIADFGLSNIMRDGHFLKTSCGSPNYAAPEVISGKLYAGPEVDVWSCGVILYALLCGTLPFDDENIPNLFKKIKGGIYTLPSHLSPGARDLIPRMLVVDPMKRMTIPEIRHHAWFQAHLPRYLAVPPPDTMQQAKKIDEEILQEVVKMGFDRNHLVESLRSRVQNEGTVAYYLLLDNRFRVSSGYLGAEFQETVDCGFNRMQQSETAASPVGHRLPGYMEYQGMGFKPQFPVERKWALGLQSRAHPREIMTEVLKALQELRVCWKKIGHYNMKCRWVFDNTGQNEGMIDNPVHGNHYFGDESSIIENDGAMKMPNVVKFEVQLFKTREEKYLLDLQRVQGPQFLFLDLCAAFLAQLRVL, from the exons ATGGATGGACCTGTTGGCCGTGGTGGTAGCAGTGCAGATACTTATTTACCAAATTACAAGCTCGGAAAGACTCTTGGTATTGGTTCTTTTGGAAAGGTTAAAATTGCAGAGCATGCATTAACTGGACATAAAGTTGCTATCAAGATCCTTAACCGCCGCAAAATAAAGAACatggaaatggaagagaaaG TGAGAAGAGAAATCAAAATATTGAGGTTGTTTATGCATCCTCACATTATACGACTCTATGAGGTCATTGAAACACCATCCGACATTTATGTCGTGATGGAGTATGTGAAGTCTGGGGAGCTCTTTGATTATATAGTAGAGAAGGGTAGGCTGCAGGAAGATGAAGCTCGTAACTTTTTTCAACAG ATAATATCTGGCGTAGAGTATTGTCACAGGAATATGGTTGTTCATAGAGATTTAAAGCCCGAAAATTTGCTTCTGGATTCCAAATGCAATGTGAAAATTGCTGATTTTGGTCTGAGCAACATAATGCGTGATGGCCATTTTCTCAAGACAAGTTGCGGCAGCCCGAATTATGCTGCTCCAGAG GTTATATCTGGCAAGCTGTACGCTGGGCCTGAAGTGGATGTGTGGAGTTGTGGTGTTATACTATATGCTCTTCTTTGTGGCACCCTTCCATTTGATGATGAAAATATTCCAAACTTGTTTAAGAAAATAAAG GGTGGGATATACACTCTTCCTAGTCATTTGTCACCTGGTGCAAGAGACTTGATTCCAAGAATGCTTGTAGTTGATCCAATGAAGCGAATGACCATTCCTGAGATTCGACATCATGCATGGTTCCAGGCTCATCTTCCTCGTTATTTAGCTGTTCCTCCACCAGACACCATGCAACAAGCAAAAAAG ATTGATGAGGAAATTCTTCAGGAGGTAGTTAAGATGGGATTTGACAGGAACCATCTGGTTGAGTCTCTACGTAGTAGAGTACAGAATGAG GGAACAGTTGCATACTATTTGTTATTGGACAACCGTTTCCGTGTATCCAGTGGCTATCTTGGAGCTGAGTTTCAGGAGACTGTG GATTGTGGTTTCAATCGTATGCAGCAAAGTGAGACTGCTGCTTCACCTGTTGGGCACCGCCTTCCTGGATATATGGAGTATCAAGGAATGGGTTTTAAACCACAGTTCCCTGTTGAAAGGAAATGGGCTCTTGGACTTCAG TCTCGAGCACATCCTCGTGAAATAATGACAGAAGTCCTTAAAGCTTTACAAGAATTGCGGGTTTGTTGGAAGAAGATAGGACACTACAACATGAAGTGTAGGTGGGTTTTTGACAATACAGGTCAAAACGAAGGCATGATCGACAACCCTGTGCACGGTAACCATTATTTTGGAGATGAGTCCAGCATCATCGAAAATGATGGTGCTATGAAGATGCCAAATGTGGTCAAGTTTGAAGTGCAG CTTTTCAAAACTCGGGAGGAGAAGTACCTGCTTGATCTTCAGAGGGTTCAGGGTCCGCAGTTTCTCTTCTTGGATCTTTGTGCTGCTTTCCTTGCCCAACTTCGTGTACTTTAG
- the LOC126610903 gene encoding SNF1-related protein kinase catalytic subunit alpha KIN10 isoform X2, producing MDGPVGRGGSSADTYLPNYKLGKTLGIGSFGKVKIAEHALTGHKVAIKILNRRKIKNMEMEEKVRREIKILRLFMHPHIIRLYEVIETPSDIYVVMEYVKSGELFDYIVEKGRLQEDEARNFFQQIISGVEYCHRNMVVHRDLKPENLLLDSKCNVKIADFGLSNIMRDGHFLKTSCGSPNYAAPEVISGKLYAGPEVDVWSCGVILYALLCGTLPFDDENIPNLFKKIKGGIYTLPSHLSPGARDLIPRMLVVDPMKRMTIPEIRHHAWFQAHLPRYLAVPPPDTMQQAKKIDEEILQEVVKMGFDRNHLVESLRSRVQNEGTVAYYLLLDNRFRVSSGYLGAEFQETVQSETAASPVGHRLPGYMEYQGMGFKPQFPVERKWALGLQSRAHPREIMTEVLKALQELRVCWKKIGHYNMKCRWVFDNTGQNEGMIDNPVHGNHYFGDESSIIENDGAMKMPNVVKFEVQLFKTREEKYLLDLQRVQGPQFLFLDLCAAFLAQLRVL from the exons ATGGATGGACCTGTTGGCCGTGGTGGTAGCAGTGCAGATACTTATTTACCAAATTACAAGCTCGGAAAGACTCTTGGTATTGGTTCTTTTGGAAAGGTTAAAATTGCAGAGCATGCATTAACTGGACATAAAGTTGCTATCAAGATCCTTAACCGCCGCAAAATAAAGAACatggaaatggaagagaaaG TGAGAAGAGAAATCAAAATATTGAGGTTGTTTATGCATCCTCACATTATACGACTCTATGAGGTCATTGAAACACCATCCGACATTTATGTCGTGATGGAGTATGTGAAGTCTGGGGAGCTCTTTGATTATATAGTAGAGAAGGGTAGGCTGCAGGAAGATGAAGCTCGTAACTTTTTTCAACAG ATAATATCTGGCGTAGAGTATTGTCACAGGAATATGGTTGTTCATAGAGATTTAAAGCCCGAAAATTTGCTTCTGGATTCCAAATGCAATGTGAAAATTGCTGATTTTGGTCTGAGCAACATAATGCGTGATGGCCATTTTCTCAAGACAAGTTGCGGCAGCCCGAATTATGCTGCTCCAGAG GTTATATCTGGCAAGCTGTACGCTGGGCCTGAAGTGGATGTGTGGAGTTGTGGTGTTATACTATATGCTCTTCTTTGTGGCACCCTTCCATTTGATGATGAAAATATTCCAAACTTGTTTAAGAAAATAAAG GGTGGGATATACACTCTTCCTAGTCATTTGTCACCTGGTGCAAGAGACTTGATTCCAAGAATGCTTGTAGTTGATCCAATGAAGCGAATGACCATTCCTGAGATTCGACATCATGCATGGTTCCAGGCTCATCTTCCTCGTTATTTAGCTGTTCCTCCACCAGACACCATGCAACAAGCAAAAAAG ATTGATGAGGAAATTCTTCAGGAGGTAGTTAAGATGGGATTTGACAGGAACCATCTGGTTGAGTCTCTACGTAGTAGAGTACAGAATGAG GGAACAGTTGCATACTATTTGTTATTGGACAACCGTTTCCGTGTATCCAGTGGCTATCTTGGAGCTGAGTTTCAGGAGACTGTG CAAAGTGAGACTGCTGCTTCACCTGTTGGGCACCGCCTTCCTGGATATATGGAGTATCAAGGAATGGGTTTTAAACCACAGTTCCCTGTTGAAAGGAAATGGGCTCTTGGACTTCAG TCTCGAGCACATCCTCGTGAAATAATGACAGAAGTCCTTAAAGCTTTACAAGAATTGCGGGTTTGTTGGAAGAAGATAGGACACTACAACATGAAGTGTAGGTGGGTTTTTGACAATACAGGTCAAAACGAAGGCATGATCGACAACCCTGTGCACGGTAACCATTATTTTGGAGATGAGTCCAGCATCATCGAAAATGATGGTGCTATGAAGATGCCAAATGTGGTCAAGTTTGAAGTGCAG CTTTTCAAAACTCGGGAGGAGAAGTACCTGCTTGATCTTCAGAGGGTTCAGGGTCCGCAGTTTCTCTTCTTGGATCTTTGTGCTGCTTTCCTTGCCCAACTTCGTGTACTTTAG
- the LOC126610914 gene encoding uncharacterized protein LOC126610914, producing MASRRNVRYSPLATDDDDVYGSPNDPRFDYTPKSFDKIPWKSIVLALFLLSLGSLLLFLSYFIFTGHMGGELAQAYGLLALGVLTFLPGFYETRIAYYAWRGAKGYRFASIPDY from the exons ATGGCATCTAGGCGCAATGTTCGTTACAGTCCTCTTGCTacggatgatgatgatgtttaTGGAAGCCCCAATGACCCTCGGTTTGACTATACGCCAAAGTCTTTTGATAAAATCCCGTGGAAATCCATTGTTCTTGCTCTTTTCCTGCTTTCTCTTGGATCATTGCTTCTGTTTCTTtcatacttcattttcaccGGTCACATGGGAGGGGAGCTGGCTCAAGCCTATGGCCTTTTAGCTCTTGGGGTTCTCACCTTCCTCCCAG GCTTTTATGAGACACGAATTGCATATTATGCATGGAGAGGTGCAAAAGGATACCGTTTTGCCTCCATTCCGGACTACTAG